The following proteins are co-located in the Carassius auratus strain Wakin chromosome 7, ASM336829v1, whole genome shotgun sequence genome:
- the LOC113105386 gene encoding LOW QUALITY PROTEIN: probable ATP-dependent RNA helicase DDX28 (The sequence of the model RefSeq protein was modified relative to this genomic sequence to represent the inferred CDS: inserted 1 base in 1 codon; substituted 1 base at 1 genomic stop codon), protein MVPPLGVGSLRRLATLHIGSGSTVLKYAFILNGLSDIHLRPVVIGIPRPTQKRIENIKQMQSKKSDKLPTALPGRLLIKHKNPQLHQSVVYTLGKLEQPMLTSKGWKSNKALGDYFSINSIQSAPPSVLKQKDKGDGSASIPQKTFNCFNTCPXLIKXSQNIIYPTTVQMQTILKILKGCSILYAAETGSGKTLAYLLPIIHRLQDEPLTDSFANIHDVVIVPSQEQAKQVTSVARPISQPFGLVVKVARGGRGVGNIKDSRTSPGPEEGLK, encoded by the exons atggtgccccctctgggagttggttcCCTACGCAGACTGgctactctgcatatagggagcggcagtactGTTCTCAAATATGCCTTCATATTAAACGGGCTATCCGATATTCACCTTCGC CCTGTGGTGATTGGCATCCCGAGACCCACACAAAAACGTATAGAGAACATCAAACAGATGCAAAGCAAGAAGTCTGACAAGCTGCCAACAGCCTTGCCTGGAAGACTGTTGATTAAGCACAAGAACCCGCAGCTACACCAGTCTGTCGTCTATACACTTGGGAAACTTGAACAACCGATGCTGACATCCAAGGGATGGAAGAGTAACAAAGCGTTAGGGGATTACTTCTCCATAAACAGCATCCAAAGTGCTCCACCGTCTGTCCTCAAGCAGAAGGACAAGGGTGATGGCAGTGCTTCCATCCCCCAAAAGACATTTAATTGCTTTAATACTTGTCCATAACTGATCA ACAGTCAGAATATAATTTACCCCACCACAGTCCAGATGCAAACCATTCTCAAGATACTAAAAGGATGCAGCATTCTGTATGCTGCGGAGACAGGAAGTGGAAAAACACTCGCTTACCTTCTTCCCATCATCCACAGGCTGCAAGATGAGCCCTTGACAGACTCATTCGCAAACATTCATGATGTGGTCATCGTCCCATCACAGGAACAAGCAAAACAAGTGACATCTGTAGCTCGACCGATTAGCCAACCTTTTGGACTCGTGGTCAAAGTTGCAAGAGGTGGGAGAGGAGTGGGAAACATCAAAGATTCTAGAACTTCACCAGGTCCCGAAGAAGGCCTAAAATGA